One Lysinibacillus fusiformis genomic window carries:
- a CDS encoding aminotransferase family protein, protein MTIQLKEELKALDQKHFLHPTTSIEQQQAQGPAAIFTEGKGIYLKDMEGNTYIDGMSSLWNVNVGHGREEIAEVAKEQMATLAFSSCFATFSNEPAIRLASKIASLAPGDLTTVFFTSGGSESNDTAIKLARHYWLLKGQPERQKIISRTQSYHGVAMGATNATGLQAFRDFTNSHAPDFHYVYNQSVRHLRETIEALGPETVAAFISEPVQGAGGVNIPQKDYFKEVRKICDEYGILFIADEVITGFGRTGKLFGMEHYGVVPDMMSFAKGVSSGYAQLGGVVISEKIHQDYCELSKGTLMHGYTYSGHALACQVGLKNIEILEREKLVENAAHMGEAMLEGFKALQEKYSFIGRVRTIGLLGAIELVKSRETGELFQSYLSPIFVQETMKRGLILRTVTYDQDTVVFSPPLILSKAELDEMLRILDETFEYVRKTIVEKEG, encoded by the coding sequence ATGACAATTCAACTAAAAGAAGAGTTAAAGGCATTAGATCAGAAGCATTTCCTTCATCCAACTACGTCCATTGAACAACAACAAGCACAAGGACCTGCGGCCATTTTCACAGAAGGGAAAGGTATTTATTTGAAAGACATGGAAGGCAATACCTACATTGATGGGATGTCTTCTTTATGGAATGTAAACGTCGGGCATGGCCGTGAAGAAATTGCTGAAGTTGCGAAGGAACAAATGGCTACATTAGCATTTAGTTCTTGCTTTGCTACATTTAGTAATGAACCAGCCATTCGTTTAGCTTCTAAAATTGCTTCGTTAGCTCCTGGGGATTTAACTACGGTATTTTTCACTTCAGGTGGTTCGGAATCGAACGATACAGCGATTAAATTAGCGCGCCATTACTGGTTACTAAAGGGACAGCCAGAACGTCAAAAAATTATTTCTCGTACCCAGTCATATCATGGTGTCGCAATGGGGGCTACAAATGCAACAGGTTTACAGGCTTTCCGCGATTTTACGAATTCACATGCACCTGATTTTCACTATGTATACAATCAGTCTGTGCGTCATTTACGTGAAACGATTGAAGCACTAGGGCCCGAAACTGTTGCCGCATTTATTTCTGAGCCTGTACAAGGTGCCGGAGGCGTTAATATTCCGCAAAAAGATTACTTTAAAGAAGTGCGAAAAATTTGTGATGAGTACGGTATTTTATTCATTGCAGATGAAGTCATTACAGGCTTCGGTCGTACGGGTAAACTTTTTGGTATGGAGCATTACGGTGTAGTACCGGATATGATGTCATTTGCTAAAGGTGTTTCTAGCGGTTATGCGCAGCTTGGAGGCGTGGTGATTTCCGAAAAAATCCATCAAGATTATTGTGAACTTTCCAAAGGCACATTAATGCACGGTTATACGTACAGCGGCCATGCACTCGCTTGTCAAGTTGGTCTTAAAAATATTGAAATACTTGAACGTGAAAAGCTTGTAGAAAACGCAGCACACATGGGTGAAGCCATGTTAGAAGGGTTCAAAGCACTTCAAGAAAAATACAGCTTTATCGGACGCGTTCGTACTATTGGATTACTTGGAGCAATTGAATTAGTAAAAAGCCGTGAGACCGGCGAGCTTTTCCAGTCATACTTGAGCCCGATTTTCGTACAAGAAACAATGAAACGAGGATTAATCTTACGAACGGTTACGTACGATCAAGATACAGTTGTCTTCTCGCCTCCCTTGATATTATCGAAAGCAGAATTAGACGAAATGTTACGTATTTTAGATGAGACATTCGAATATGTACGTAAAACGATCGTTGAGAAAGAAGGGTAA
- a CDS encoding enoyl-CoA hydratase/isomerase family protein, translating to MADLLFEVKDHIATITLNRPEAYNAFSEEMITEWIKALETVRDSDNIRVVIVKGNGKSFCAGGDIKAMQAGEGFFQSEDDISSTGLARKNSLWKRIQRIPLLLEEIDKPVIAQVHGFAMGAGLDMALMCDIRITAKSTKISESYINVAIVPGDGGAYYLPKLIGLDQALDMFWTARVLTADEAKDKGVVTFVVEDHELEEYTLNYAKELASRPTTTLQFIKRAVYQSQKMDLRTSLDYISSQMAIVTELDDFKEGVSAVVEKRKPIYN from the coding sequence ATGGCTGATTTACTATTTGAAGTGAAAGATCATATTGCAACGATTACGTTAAATCGACCTGAAGCATATAACGCCTTCAGCGAAGAAATGATTACGGAGTGGATTAAAGCACTTGAAACGGTCCGTGATTCGGATAATATTCGTGTCGTAATCGTGAAAGGCAACGGAAAATCATTTTGTGCAGGTGGCGATATTAAGGCGATGCAAGCTGGTGAAGGATTTTTCCAAAGTGAAGACGACATCTCTTCTACAGGTTTAGCACGAAAAAATTCGCTCTGGAAAAGGATTCAACGTATTCCTCTTCTGCTTGAAGAAATTGATAAGCCTGTCATTGCTCAAGTCCATGGCTTCGCAATGGGTGCAGGTCTGGATATGGCATTAATGTGTGATATTCGTATTACTGCGAAATCAACAAAGATTTCAGAAAGCTATATAAACGTAGCGATTGTACCAGGAGATGGCGGCGCTTATTATTTACCGAAACTAATAGGTCTCGACCAAGCATTGGATATGTTCTGGACAGCTCGTGTATTAACTGCTGATGAAGCAAAAGACAAAGGTGTTGTAACATTTGTTGTGGAAGACCATGAGCTCGAGGAATACACATTAAATTATGCTAAAGAATTAGCGAGTCGGCCAACCACTACATTACAATTCATTAAACGCGCAGTATATCAAAGTCAAAAGATGGATTTGCGTACTTCTCTTGACTATATTTCATCACAAATGGCCATTGTAACAGAGCTCGATGACTTTAAAGAAGGTGTAAGTGCAGTCGTAGAAAAACGCAAGCCTATTTATAATTGA
- a CDS encoding amino acid permease: MGTLQKSLRTRHITMISIGGVIGTGLFVGTGKNILSTGPAAVVSYAIACLLIVLVMQMVGEMAAGEIVLGKKYGGSVELGSFASYAGKYIGPWAGFTVGWLYWASWVFIVGLEAALIGGMLHNWFPIIPIWVGSIGVTLLMTIINIYSVKSFGEFEYWLSFIKVTAILVFLVVGTAMIFGIWPNYEPKGLDILTGYGGFAPNGIVPILTAIVFVIFSICGAEVAAIAAAESDNPAKNIVRAIRNVVFRLGLFFVGSVAIMIMIVPWNDSKLLAAPYANILTIAGLPIAAQIIQVVIFISLISVLNSALYTSSRMLLEMSRQGNAPKIFSHIKNRRGAPVPAIIGSTVVAYICAMLYFISPEVIFYFLGNCVGGLMIVVYIFIAISQIRFRRYYDKVSGERLSIKMWLFPYLSYVTIGILTVVYLCQMIIESLRPQFYLSSFVLIGSIVLFFIMRKASSRRPVEQIEEKLISE, translated from the coding sequence ATGGGAACTTTGCAAAAATCACTAAGGACGCGACATATTACGATGATTTCTATAGGTGGGGTAATTGGCACAGGGTTATTCGTTGGTACTGGAAAAAATATTTTAAGTACAGGTCCTGCAGCAGTTGTCTCTTATGCGATTGCATGTTTACTCATTGTCTTAGTCATGCAGATGGTTGGTGAAATGGCAGCTGGAGAAATAGTATTAGGAAAGAAGTATGGGGGTTCGGTAGAGTTAGGTTCATTTGCTTCATATGCAGGGAAGTATATTGGTCCATGGGCAGGTTTTACAGTTGGTTGGCTATATTGGGCAAGCTGGGTATTTATTGTAGGATTAGAAGCTGCGTTAATTGGAGGCATGTTGCATAACTGGTTTCCAATTATACCGATATGGGTGGGTAGTATAGGTGTCACATTATTAATGACAATCATTAATATATATTCCGTAAAATCATTTGGTGAATTTGAATACTGGTTATCTTTCATTAAAGTTACGGCTATACTCGTATTCTTAGTTGTTGGAACAGCGATGATATTCGGCATATGGCCAAATTATGAGCCAAAAGGACTTGATATTTTAACTGGATACGGTGGCTTTGCACCAAACGGTATTGTACCGATTCTAACTGCGATTGTATTCGTGATTTTCTCCATATGTGGTGCTGAGGTTGCAGCTATTGCAGCGGCAGAATCTGATAATCCTGCGAAAAATATTGTTCGTGCCATTCGAAATGTCGTATTCCGTTTAGGTTTATTTTTCGTGGGTTCAGTAGCAATTATGATTATGATAGTACCATGGAATGATTCAAAATTGTTGGCAGCGCCTTATGCAAATATTTTAACAATAGCTGGGCTTCCGATTGCTGCTCAAATTATTCAAGTGGTTATTTTCATTTCATTAATCTCTGTATTAAATTCAGCACTTTACACGAGTTCGCGTATGTTACTTGAAATGTCGCGTCAAGGCAATGCGCCGAAAATCTTTTCACACATTAAAAATCGTCGCGGTGCACCTGTACCAGCTATTATCGGTAGTACAGTTGTAGCGTACATTTGTGCGATGCTATACTTCATTTCTCCTGAAGTCATCTTCTATTTTTTAGGTAACTGCGTTGGGGGATTAATGATTGTTGTGTATATTTTCATAGCGATTTCGCAAATTCGATTCCGGCGTTATTATGATAAAGTTTCGGGCGAGCGATTATCGATTAAAATGTGGTTATTTCCATATCTATCATATGTCACAATCGGTATTTTAACAGTCGTCTATTTATGCCAAATGATCATTGAATCTTTACGCCCTCAATTCTACTTAAGCTCATTCGTGTTGATTGGTTCTATTGTGCTGTTCTTTATTATGCGGAAAGCCTCTTCAAGACGACCAGTGGAACAAATAGAGGAAAAATTAATTTCAGAGTAG
- a CDS encoding aldehyde dehydrogenase family protein, with the protein MTTIIREMREQFNPAKPSECIGQIELSTPDETKAVVAGAQKAFEGWRNTSSIARGEILRVTADLLEQNSEKVAEMASREMGKTKGEMLGEVKRGASILRYFAQEGMRATGEVLPSTSEAKVLYTKRVPLGVVAAITPWNFPVAIPLWKIAPALVYGNTVVWKPSIEAALTGKLIGELFEQAGMPKNVLNVVQGRGSKVGQVLLEVPEVRAITFTGSNGVGQSILNTAGPTNKKIQLELGGKNAAIILADANIKRAARLTIEGAMKQTGQRCTATSRVYVEEAVYEETLEQLIMEAKKIKVGVTMGPVSSKGQYEAILSAIEQAKSDGAELVLGGCPTKDKSEGYYIDPTIFTNITHDMAIAREEIFGPVLAVMKVKDYEEAIRLSNDSEFGLSASIYTNNIQKAFDFIERSEVGLVQVNDETGGAEPQAPFGGMKNSSTGAREQGQAAKEFFTVFKTITIGTQSM; encoded by the coding sequence ATGACAACCATCATTCGAGAAATGCGAGAACAATTTAATCCAGCAAAACCGTCTGAATGCATTGGTCAGATTGAGCTTTCAACACCGGATGAAACGAAGGCAGTTGTTGCTGGGGCTCAGAAAGCATTTGAAGGTTGGAGAAATACATCATCAATTGCACGTGGTGAAATTTTACGCGTGACGGCGGACTTACTTGAACAAAATAGCGAGAAAGTGGCTGAAATGGCTTCACGTGAGATGGGTAAAACGAAAGGTGAAATGCTTGGTGAAGTGAAACGTGGTGCTTCTATTTTGCGGTATTTTGCTCAAGAAGGAATGCGTGCAACAGGTGAAGTATTACCTTCTACCAGTGAAGCGAAAGTATTGTACACAAAACGTGTGCCGCTTGGTGTTGTGGCGGCTATTACACCGTGGAATTTCCCTGTGGCCATTCCTTTGTGGAAAATTGCCCCAGCATTAGTGTATGGTAATACAGTTGTTTGGAAGCCCTCTATTGAAGCCGCTTTAACAGGGAAGTTAATAGGTGAACTATTTGAACAGGCAGGTATGCCAAAAAACGTTTTAAATGTTGTGCAAGGGCGAGGTTCAAAAGTAGGGCAAGTTTTACTGGAAGTACCTGAAGTCAGAGCGATTACGTTTACGGGTTCGAATGGCGTTGGACAAAGCATTTTAAACACAGCCGGCCCTACCAATAAAAAAATCCAGCTAGAGCTTGGAGGGAAAAACGCTGCCATTATTTTAGCAGACGCCAATATTAAAAGAGCAGCTAGATTGACGATCGAGGGTGCGATGAAACAAACAGGTCAACGTTGTACGGCAACTAGTCGAGTATATGTCGAGGAAGCTGTTTATGAAGAGACTTTAGAACAACTAATCATGGAAGCAAAAAAAATTAAAGTTGGTGTTACGATGGGACCTGTTTCATCAAAAGGGCAATATGAGGCTATTTTATCAGCGATTGAACAAGCAAAATCTGATGGGGCTGAACTTGTATTAGGTGGATGTCCGACAAAAGACAAATCTGAAGGGTACTATATTGATCCAACGATTTTTACAAATATAACACATGATATGGCGATTGCCCGCGAAGAAATTTTTGGTCCCGTTCTGGCAGTAATGAAGGTAAAAGATTATGAAGAAGCGATTCGATTATCAAACGATTCTGAGTTTGGATTGAGTGCTTCTATTTATACAAATAATATTCAAAAAGCATTTGATTTTATTGAGCGTAGTGAGGTTGGGCTTGTTCAAGTAAATGATGAAACTGGAGGAGCAGAGCCTCAAGCACCATTCGGAGGAATGAAAAACTCAAGTACAGGCGCTCGTGAGCAAGGGCAAGCTGCGAAAGAGTTTTTTACAGTATTTAAGACGATTACAATAGGTACACAAAGTATGTAA
- a CDS encoding acyl-CoA dehydrogenase family protein: MSDMKDMIVDVVERMLKENVDKDLVDTVEQGKWAPKVWHLFKENGMNVVAISEEHGGAGGDLEDLLNIVRLTGKYAAPIPFTETTLANYLLAYTNLQVVSDLATHMLSTDQAYTLENAKLTGEAIHIHWARHTKHLVTLAISAEGTHLVEIDLSHAEITQSTNLANEPRDTVKFHNAAVSQVSAVLSLDEIRAITILETAFQLARMTGAIEKINDLTVQYTKEREQFGRPIHRFQLVQQHIVNLAGETTVALAAFNNVTDALLTHSHNSEVAYARIRFEEVIQAVSTISHQVHAAIGTTHEHSLHQYTRRLWSWRDEGTKISYWTDFVSTQLLENSGDSLWAYLTETKIPMTIEGVIFNG; the protein is encoded by the coding sequence ATGAGTGACATGAAAGACATGATTGTAGATGTTGTAGAACGTATGTTAAAAGAAAATGTAGATAAAGATTTAGTCGATACCGTAGAGCAAGGCAAATGGGCACCAAAAGTGTGGCATTTATTTAAGGAAAACGGTATGAACGTTGTAGCTATTTCTGAAGAACACGGCGGTGCAGGAGGCGATTTGGAAGATCTACTAAATATCGTTCGATTAACAGGGAAATATGCTGCTCCGATTCCATTTACTGAGACAACATTAGCAAACTATTTATTAGCATATACAAACTTACAGGTAGTCAGTGATCTGGCGACGCATATGCTTTCTACGGACCAAGCCTATACGCTAGAGAACGCCAAACTAACAGGCGAAGCGATTCATATCCATTGGGCGCGTCATACAAAACACTTAGTGACACTTGCCATTAGTGCAGAAGGCACGCATTTAGTAGAAATAGATTTGAGCCATGCTGAAATTACGCAGAGTACGAACTTAGCGAACGAACCACGTGATACAGTGAAGTTTCATAACGCTGCAGTTTCACAAGTTTCTGCTGTATTATCTCTTGATGAAATTCGCGCTATAACAATACTCGAAACTGCCTTTCAATTAGCACGGATGACGGGTGCCATCGAAAAAATAAATGACTTAACGGTTCAATATACGAAAGAACGTGAACAATTTGGACGTCCAATTCACCGCTTCCAGCTTGTTCAGCAGCATATTGTGAACTTGGCAGGTGAAACAACTGTCGCTTTAGCTGCATTTAATAACGTCACCGATGCCCTTCTGACGCATAGTCACAATAGTGAAGTGGCCTACGCACGCATTCGTTTTGAAGAAGTTATTCAAGCTGTGTCGACGATTTCTCATCAAGTACATGCTGCAATTGGTACAACTCACGAGCATAGCCTGCACCAATATACGCGCAGATTATGGTCATGGCGTGATGAAGGAACTAAGATCTCGTATTGGACTGATTTTGTCTCAACACAACTATTAGAAAATAGTGGTGATAGCCTATGGGCGTACTTAACTGAAACAAAAATACCAATGACAATAGAAGGAGTGATTTTTAATGGCTGA
- a CDS encoding sigma-54 interaction domain-containing protein, which yields MSITELHNAEHFFIMKNHEVIVKSEIQIELLEKILKEYCKGKARFEAEGHFVHVIETSNGNLFNVRSLKQFSDIDFMNPLSNKVLNSISDGITICDCNGKILFQNDIDIEIVGMNLMGRYAKDVIDEGLMSDSISMKVIESKEKVTILQTFINGKCFLVSGKPIFDEDGELQYVVAITRDMTQLKLLEQEVEKLEVQNENFKNKLHVLQNKESRKSSLITVSPAMMQVVKRVMRVAEVDSTVLIGGESGVGKEEITKLIHAYSRRSHKQILTINCSAIPETLLESELFGYEAGSFTGAIKGGKAGLFEIASGGTVFLDEIGEMPLLLQAKLLRVLQESEVQRIGSGKPIPIDVRIIAATNRKLQEMVREGGFREDLYYRLNIIPIEVPPLRHRRKDIIPLVNHFLALIGEKYGIHRTIEASVMNILEGYDWPGNVRQLKNMVERICLLATQPEITANTVQQELDSNLIIVRDTENTAQPQNSQVNVATKLFTGTLKEQVAAFEKQMIKQALSEHPSIRQAAIALGCDQSTLVRKIQKFQLTRRVSYKD from the coding sequence ATGTCGATAACAGAACTTCATAATGCGGAACATTTTTTTATTATGAAAAACCATGAAGTGATTGTAAAAAGTGAAATCCAAATAGAGCTCCTTGAAAAAATACTAAAAGAATATTGTAAAGGAAAAGCAAGATTTGAGGCAGAAGGCCATTTTGTTCATGTAATAGAAACGTCGAATGGCAATTTATTTAATGTAAGGTCATTGAAGCAGTTTAGCGATATTGATTTTATGAATCCTCTTTCAAATAAAGTATTAAATTCCATTTCAGATGGCATTACGATTTGTGACTGCAATGGCAAAATATTATTTCAAAATGATATTGATATTGAAATTGTCGGCATGAATCTAATGGGAAGATACGCAAAGGACGTAATAGACGAAGGGTTAATGAGTGATTCCATATCGATGAAAGTAATCGAATCAAAAGAAAAAGTAACAATTTTGCAAACGTTCATTAACGGAAAATGCTTTTTAGTTTCAGGCAAGCCAATTTTTGATGAAGACGGTGAGTTGCAATACGTTGTAGCAATTACACGTGATATGACACAGCTAAAATTGTTAGAACAAGAAGTAGAAAAATTAGAAGTACAAAATGAAAATTTTAAAAATAAATTACACGTTTTACAAAATAAAGAATCAAGAAAAAGTAGTTTAATTACAGTATCTCCTGCCATGATGCAAGTTGTAAAGCGTGTTATGAGGGTTGCAGAAGTAGATTCTACCGTGTTAATCGGAGGTGAATCGGGTGTTGGTAAAGAAGAAATCACAAAGCTCATTCACGCTTATAGTAGGCGTAGCCATAAGCAAATATTAACGATTAACTGTAGCGCCATACCTGAAACATTATTAGAATCGGAGCTTTTTGGCTATGAGGCAGGGTCATTTACAGGGGCAATCAAAGGAGGTAAAGCTGGATTATTTGAAATTGCATCAGGGGGCACAGTGTTTTTAGATGAAATTGGTGAAATGCCTTTGCTGCTACAGGCGAAATTATTACGTGTGCTTCAAGAATCTGAAGTTCAGCGTATTGGCAGTGGAAAGCCTATTCCTATTGATGTACGCATAATTGCAGCGACAAATCGAAAATTACAGGAAATGGTTAGGGAAGGTGGTTTCCGTGAGGATTTATATTATCGTTTAAACATTATCCCGATTGAAGTTCCTCCTTTAAGGCATCGTCGCAAAGATATAATTCCGCTGGTCAATCATTTTTTAGCCTTAATTGGAGAAAAGTATGGAATCCATCGGACGATTGAGGCATCAGTTATGAACATATTAGAGGGGTATGATTGGCCAGGGAATGTCCGGCAGCTCAAAAATATGGTGGAACGAATTTGCTTATTAGCAACCCAACCAGAAATAACGGCAAACACTGTACAACAAGAGTTAGATAGTAACCTCATTATTGTGCGAGATACAGAAAATACAGCACAACCGCAAAATAGTCAAGTGAATGTTGCAACTAAGCTGTTTACTGGCACATTAAAGGAGCAAGTGGCTGCGTTTGAAAAGCAAATGATAAAGCAAGCATTATCTGAACATCCAAGCATACGACAAGCAGCAATAGCACTCGGCTGCGATCAATCTACATTAGTGCGTAAAATACAGAAATTTCAATTAACTCGTCGTGTTTCCTATAAAGATTAA
- a CDS encoding acyl-CoA dehydrogenase family protein, translated as MFHLPTVQFTEEQEQFRLEVRAFLHEELKKGSFVPKCDSWLSGADSEFSKSIAQKGWIGITWPKKYGGQARSTIDRYILTEEFLAIGAPVAAHWFADRQTGPLLLRYGTEEQRQFFLPQIMKGECYFGIGLSEPNSGSDLASVSTRAEKVEGGWIVNGQKIWTSNAHLCHYMVTLVRTSPFDGKQKHAGLSQLIVDLHAEGITVVPIKFLTGEHHYNEVFFENVFVPDNMLVGEIGNGWAQGLAELAFERSGPERILSTFPLLDELIQELKRQNNTEGLKQASKIVARLWGLRNLSIGVAQLLESGEGDNVSISAALVKALGTKFEQSIPELTRLLVQTYPTLDAQRKIDRFMAESILHAPGFTIRGGTSEVLYGVVAKGVVAQ; from the coding sequence ATGTTTCATTTACCAACTGTGCAATTTACAGAAGAGCAGGAACAATTTCGTTTAGAAGTTCGAGCATTTCTTCATGAAGAATTAAAAAAAGGATCCTTCGTGCCGAAATGTGATTCTTGGTTGAGTGGGGCTGATTCTGAATTTTCCAAATCAATTGCCCAAAAAGGATGGATTGGTATAACTTGGCCCAAAAAATATGGCGGTCAAGCGCGAAGTACAATTGATCGATACATTCTAACTGAGGAGTTTTTAGCTATTGGCGCGCCTGTTGCTGCGCATTGGTTCGCCGATCGTCAAACTGGTCCCCTACTTTTACGTTACGGGACTGAAGAACAACGTCAATTTTTCTTACCACAAATTATGAAAGGAGAATGCTACTTTGGGATTGGTTTAAGTGAACCAAATAGTGGCTCTGACTTAGCATCTGTAAGTACACGCGCTGAAAAAGTAGAAGGCGGTTGGATTGTAAATGGCCAAAAAATTTGGACGAGTAACGCACATCTTTGTCATTATATGGTCACTTTAGTGCGAACGAGTCCTTTTGATGGCAAACAAAAACACGCAGGGCTTAGTCAACTCATAGTCGATTTACATGCAGAGGGTATAACCGTTGTACCAATTAAATTTTTAACGGGTGAACATCATTACAATGAAGTGTTCTTTGAAAATGTCTTTGTACCTGACAACATGCTTGTGGGTGAAATCGGTAATGGTTGGGCTCAAGGATTAGCAGAGCTCGCCTTTGAGCGCAGTGGTCCAGAACGTATTTTAAGTACCTTCCCATTACTCGACGAACTTATTCAAGAATTAAAACGCCAAAACAATACAGAAGGATTAAAGCAGGCCTCTAAAATTGTGGCACGTCTATGGGGCTTGCGTAACCTTTCTATTGGTGTGGCACAGCTTTTAGAATCTGGTGAAGGTGATAATGTGTCAATTTCTGCTGCCCTTGTAAAAGCGCTTGGAACCAAATTTGAACAAAGCATTCCTGAACTTACACGCCTATTAGTGCAAACCTATCCAACACTTGACGCTCAGCGTAAAATTGATCGCTTTATGGCAGAGTCCATTTTACATGCACCAGGTTTCACAATTCGTGGAGGAACTTCAGAAGTACTCTATGGCGTAGTGGCGAAAGGGGTTGTAGCACAATGA
- the rpoN gene encoding RNA polymerase factor sigma-54: MQMTIKTSQKVTQVLSAQLVQHLEILQYSANELEQYIYEKANENPLLVVTDAEAKRQYEEIMQLASCSSNTFSLPYDVSRNAQFNIIEMKLAEKESYEQFLLEQVPMHKNLSSVDLRILKFLIQSLDDRLFLDVELEIVAQRYKTTLSHVEAILDLLQTFEPVGVGARSYKEYLLIQLDNDQFAPIIASQFISSDLELVAAQAFKQLSKKYNITLQEVKKTVHYIKKLKPIIVGDKLETIPYVNPDIEVKKIEEEWIIKLNRHYLPSVSIDESYVTLLKNDLNYKTYYRDSIKDALALLQGIEQRDKTLYELARWFVQLQEDFFIDGLEAIKPMRLKDVAGVLGVHESTISRAIRGKYIQAPHGIYALQSLFTKGLMNTSGKMDSIMYIKRRLKQLIEREDKQNPLADQQITNILCTEGIQISRRTVAKYREEMNIMSSFNRAYG; encoded by the coding sequence ATGCAAATGACTATCAAAACTTCGCAAAAGGTCACACAAGTATTATCTGCACAACTTGTGCAACATTTAGAAATACTGCAGTATTCGGCTAATGAGCTAGAACAATATATTTATGAAAAAGCCAATGAAAATCCACTGTTAGTTGTAACTGACGCAGAAGCAAAAAGACAATATGAGGAAATCATGCAGTTAGCTAGCTGTTCCTCTAACACCTTTTCTTTGCCGTATGATGTATCAAGAAATGCCCAATTTAACATCATTGAGATGAAGCTTGCTGAAAAAGAAAGCTATGAGCAGTTTTTGCTCGAACAAGTGCCTATGCACAAAAACCTATCGTCTGTTGATTTGAGAATTTTAAAGTTTTTAATTCAATCCTTAGATGACCGTTTATTTTTAGATGTAGAGTTAGAGATTGTAGCTCAAAGATATAAAACAACTTTATCGCATGTAGAAGCAATATTGGATTTACTTCAAACTTTTGAGCCAGTTGGAGTAGGCGCACGAAGTTATAAAGAATACTTACTCATTCAATTGGACAATGACCAGTTTGCCCCTATAATAGCTTCACAATTTATAAGTTCAGATCTAGAGTTAGTAGCAGCGCAGGCGTTTAAACAGTTAAGCAAAAAATACAATATAACTCTGCAAGAAGTGAAAAAAACTGTTCACTATATAAAAAAATTAAAGCCGATAATTGTAGGCGATAAATTGGAAACGATTCCATACGTCAATCCAGATATAGAAGTAAAGAAAATAGAGGAAGAATGGATTATCAAATTGAATCGGCACTATTTACCTTCCGTTTCGATTGATGAGAGTTACGTAACTTTACTTAAAAATGATTTGAATTATAAAACCTACTACCGGGATTCAATAAAAGACGCACTCGCGTTACTGCAAGGAATTGAACAGCGAGATAAAACACTTTATGAATTAGCAAGATGGTTTGTTCAACTACAGGAGGATTTTTTTATAGACGGTCTAGAAGCAATAAAGCCTATGCGTTTAAAAGATGTAGCAGGAGTATTAGGTGTTCATGAGTCGACGATTAGTCGAGCAATTCGAGGGAAGTATATACAAGCACCACATGGCATTTATGCATTACAATCCTTGTTTACAAAAGGTCTCATGAATACTTCCGGAAAAATGGATTCTATTATGTATATTAAGAGACGGCTAAAACAACTTATTGAGAGAGAAGACAAACAAAACCCATTAGCTGATCAACAAATTACAAATATATTATGTACAGAAGGTATACAAATTTCCAGACGTACAGTGGCGAAGTATAGAGAGGAAATGAATATTATGAGCTCATTTAATCGAGCTTATGGATAA